TTCTCCATTCGTCCAGCGTCCGCCGCGGCCGTGCAGCCCCGGCTCTCCGGGCCAGAAGCCGCGCCCGAACTTGTCGACCGCCTGCTCCCCGGCCTTGAGCGGGGCCGTGGCGAATATGAAGAGGTTCCCCTTGCAGCGGCGACAGAGGGGCTCGACCAGGGCGTCGGCGCAAATAGCGGCGCGGCGCTCCGAGGCGAGGACAACGGCGACGGGGACGGTGGCGATATTCCCGAGCACCATGTCGCCCTCGTAGTCCAGGCAGCAGAGGACATAGTCGCCGTTGGCGAGAAGCCCGAAGCTCCCGGTCATCGAGCAGGGGCGGGACCCGGGATTTTCCTCGTTGTAGATGAAGCGGTCGGCGGTCAGGGCGGAGGCGAGGAACGCCTCGTCGCGGGTCCAAAGCTCGAACGACTTGAAGACGAGGAACACGTTGGGGATCGGCATGTAGCCCCAGAAAACCTCATCCTTGAGGCGGAAGAAATCGGGAGGCAGCTGGGCCCGCGTCGTGGCGATGCGCGAACCGATATGATCCCGGTAAAGGTCGGCGCAGCGGGTTTCTTCGCGGGCGCAGGCAACGGGATACTTCCGGCGCAAACGGCGGCCGAACGAATCCAGGCGGCGCAGCGTCTTTTCGATCCAGCGCCGTTCAGCCCTTGGCGAGGGAAAGTTGGGCCAGGGGTCGAAGGGGGGATCAGCCTGGATGGACGGG
This sequence is a window from Candidatus Aminicenantes bacterium. Protein-coding genes within it:
- a CDS encoding SPASM domain-containing protein; its protein translation is LLNKRLYEYLDLLESEGHLVTLISNMTLLADKAVQKEILKHGNVTLALSLQTATRDSYRMRGYPRMLFKDFFALIDDVVEEKFRLGSGARLEIHIASNYVVGHDPSIQADPPFDPWPNFPSPRAERRWIEKTLRRLDSFGRRLRRKYPVACAREETRCADLYRDHIGSRIATTRAQLPPDFFRLKDEVFWGYMPIPNVFLVFKSFELWTRDEAFLASALTADRFIYNEENPGSRPCSMTGSFGLLANGDYVLCCLDYEGDMVLGNIATVPVAVVLASERRAAICADALVEPLCRRCKGNLFIFATAPLKAGEQAVDKFGRGFWPGEPGLHGRGGRWTNGEAWAYVYARIPARGLVIDFFSELAGATGFEVEIQLFHEAGRSWQTVKKAVTETRAHAFAEYRIGCDFSSGHFYRIVLRSPFFVPDELFANNDRRSLGLAIHGLYLTA